A window from Streptomyces sp. NBC_00299 encodes these proteins:
- a CDS encoding cobalamin B12-binding domain-containing protein gives MGVAAGPIRVVVAKPGLDGHDRGAKVIARALRDAGMEVIYTGLHQTPEQIVDTAIQEDADAIGLSILSGAHNTLFAAVIDLLKERDAADILIFGGGIIPEADIAPLKEKGVAEIFTPGATTQAIVDWVRANVRQPAGA, from the coding sequence ATGGGTGTGGCAGCCGGTCCGATCCGCGTGGTGGTGGCCAAGCCTGGGCTCGACGGCCATGATCGAGGGGCCAAGGTGATCGCGCGGGCGCTGCGCGACGCCGGTATGGAGGTCATCTACACCGGGCTCCACCAGACTCCCGAGCAGATCGTCGACACCGCGATCCAGGAGGACGCCGACGCGATCGGCCTGTCCATCCTCTCCGGTGCCCACAACACCCTTTTCGCCGCAGTGATCGACCTCCTCAAGGAGCGCGACGCGGCGGACATCCTGATCTTCGGCGGCGGGATCATCCCCGAGGCGGACATCGCCCCGCTGAAGGAGAAGGGTGTCGCGGAGATCTTCACGCCGGGGGCGACGACTCAGGCGATCGTGGACTGGGTGCGGGCGAACGTGCGTCAGCCGGCGGGAGCGTAG